One Sphaerisporangium krabiense DNA segment encodes these proteins:
- a CDS encoding nucleoside deaminase, with protein sequence MMTRDEERLLRRAVELAGEARRAGNPPFGSLLAGPDGEVLAEERNTSLSDGDITAHPELKLARWAARELDPGTAAATTMYTSCQPCGMCTGAIERSGLGRVVFALSTEQLNSLKPPGAPGFPRVPQEGPGLFDEARAPVDGYY encoded by the coding sequence ATGATGACGCGGGATGAGGAACGGCTGTTGCGCAGGGCCGTCGAGTTGGCCGGGGAGGCGCGGAGGGCGGGGAATCCGCCGTTCGGGTCGCTGCTGGCGGGGCCGGATGGGGAGGTGCTGGCCGAGGAGCGGAACACCTCGCTCTCGGACGGCGACATCACCGCCCACCCCGAGCTGAAGCTGGCGAGGTGGGCGGCGCGCGAGCTGGATCCCGGTACGGCCGCGGCCACGACCATGTACACGAGCTGCCAGCCGTGCGGGATGTGCACCGGCGCGATCGAGCGGTCAGGACTCGGTCGCGTGGTGTTCGCGCTGTCCACCGAGCAGCTCAACTCGCTGAAGCCACCCGGGGCTCCCGGCTTCCCGCGGGTCCCGCAGGAGGGGCCGGGCCTGTTCGACGAGGCGCGCGCCCCCGTCGACGGCTATTACTGA
- a CDS encoding TIGR03619 family F420-dependent LLM class oxidoreductase, translating into MRTGVNVPNFGPGTSPEVLRRWAQTVEGLGLDLLMMSDHVVVTPDVAAQYPEPFYEPFTTLSYLAGVTSRLLLGTTVLVAPYRHPLLVARMAANLNDLSGGRFVLGVGAGWAREEFEALGVPFERRGALTDELLRTVREAWRDEGYRAGRIPLLVGGNSDAALRRASRLGDAWHPLRFTLPWLREKLARVDAILGGDPAPALVPRIVLRITGSPVTDPERLAGEGTLEQVLADLEDLRALGAETVVLDPYVGDPAETNDPEVAWQALATVAAHLNR; encoded by the coding sequence GTGCGAACAGGCGTCAACGTCCCGAATTTCGGGCCAGGTACCAGCCCGGAGGTGCTCCGGCGCTGGGCGCAGACCGTCGAGGGCTTGGGTCTCGACCTGCTGATGATGTCCGACCATGTCGTGGTGACGCCGGATGTGGCCGCGCAGTACCCGGAGCCGTTCTACGAGCCGTTCACCACCCTCTCCTATCTGGCCGGGGTCACGAGCCGGCTGCTGCTCGGGACCACGGTGCTCGTCGCGCCGTACCGGCATCCGCTGCTGGTCGCCCGGATGGCCGCCAACCTGAACGACCTCAGCGGCGGGCGGTTCGTGCTCGGCGTGGGAGCGGGGTGGGCGCGGGAGGAGTTCGAGGCGCTCGGGGTGCCGTTCGAGCGGCGCGGGGCGCTGACGGACGAGCTGCTGCGCACGGTGCGGGAGGCGTGGCGGGACGAGGGCTACCGTGCCGGACGGATCCCGCTCCTGGTCGGCGGGAACAGCGACGCGGCCCTGCGCCGGGCCTCGCGCCTGGGCGACGCCTGGCATCCGCTGCGGTTCACGCTCCCCTGGCTGCGCGAGAAGCTGGCACGCGTGGACGCGATCCTCGGCGGGGATCCGGCGCCCGCGCTCGTGCCCCGGATCGTCCTGCGTATCACCGGCTCGCCCGTGACGGACCCGGAGCGGCTCGCGGGCGAGGGAACGCTCGAGCAGGTGCTCGCCGATCTGGAGGACCTACGCGCCCTCGGCGCCGAGACCGTCGTCCTGGACCCGTACGTCGGCGATCCCGCGGAGACGAACGACCCGGAGGTCGCCTGGCAGGCCCTGGCCACCGTGGCCGCCCACCTGAACCGATGA
- a CDS encoding Lrp/AsnC family transcriptional regulator, giving the protein MAENLDATDWAILVELQRDGRVPLTELARRVNLGASATTERVRRLEAAGVITGYRAAVDLAKAGFPILAVVRLKYPGSRHEPLRRLLEERHEILECLRTTGDDCYTLKVAATSMPHLEYLVDELAQFGSTTTNIVYTQTLPYRGPHPPTCEDPQRPIAS; this is encoded by the coding sequence ATGGCCGAGAATCTCGACGCGACCGACTGGGCCATCCTCGTCGAGCTCCAGCGAGACGGCCGCGTCCCTCTCACCGAGCTGGCCCGCCGGGTCAACCTCGGCGCCTCCGCGACCACCGAGCGGGTCAGGCGGCTGGAGGCCGCGGGCGTCATCACCGGCTACCGCGCCGCCGTCGACCTGGCCAAGGCGGGGTTCCCCATCCTGGCCGTCGTACGCCTGAAGTACCCCGGCAGCAGGCACGAGCCCCTGCGCCGCCTGCTGGAGGAACGCCACGAGATCCTGGAGTGCCTGCGCACCACCGGCGACGACTGCTACACCCTCAAGGTCGCCGCCACCTCCATGCCCCACCTCGAATACCTCGTCGACGAACTGGCCCAGTTCGGCAGCACCACCACCAACATCGTCTACACCCAAACCCTCCCCTACCGAGGCCCCCACCCTCCCACCTGCGAAGATCCCCAACGCCCCATCGCCTCCTGA
- a CDS encoding flavoprotein, which translates to MSGVLYVVVCAAGAASGVGELVARAQGDGWTVQVVATPSALDFIDVPALERQTGRPVKSRYRKPHEPKPPRADAIIVAPATYNTVNKFAQGIADTYALGLLAEAPGLGIPVVVMALVNSALARRTPFRRSVEDLRAEGVQVVLGPEESPDAAGPTEPYPWHLALSALRTTGPRT; encoded by the coding sequence GTGAGTGGGGTGCTTTATGTTGTCGTGTGTGCGGCCGGGGCGGCGTCGGGTGTCGGGGAGTTGGTGGCGCGGGCTCAGGGGGACGGGTGGACGGTTCAGGTCGTGGCCACGCCGTCGGCGTTGGACTTCATCGACGTGCCCGCGCTGGAGCGGCAGACCGGCCGTCCGGTGAAGAGTCGTTACCGCAAGCCGCATGAGCCGAAGCCGCCGCGGGCCGACGCGATCATCGTCGCGCCCGCCACGTACAACACGGTGAACAAGTTCGCCCAGGGAATCGCCGACACGTACGCGCTGGGCCTGCTCGCCGAGGCTCCCGGGCTCGGCATTCCCGTGGTGGTCATGGCGCTCGTGAACTCGGCCCTGGCCCGCCGGACCCCGTTCCGCAGAAGCGTCGAGGACCTGCGCGCGGAAGGCGTCCAGGTGGTGCTCGGCCCCGAGGAGTCCCCCGACGCCGCCGGTCCCACCGAGCCCTACCCCTGGCATCTCGCCCTCTCCGCCCTCCGCACGACCGGCCCGCGCACCTAG
- a CDS encoding SMI1/KNR4 family protein encodes MLLLGWAAAGAAVGGEIVMCSIGSVGTSVSVSCGDPEAEAEIRAQAFTAEEARAVGCEPIVWDDDRPDRAPGADSDVEDDQAADAGSGDGVGVVIDPQGFPEDEPSYLPRAPDAAVAARVGRAWDRIERWLGAHASATLRKLQFPVEPERVARWEDDHDRKLPDDLYASYLRHDGSDGNLGDGFRLPPSYGLLGLAEIDYINWGQCQDLVLDGVRENADPEHGTWHGSLMPVGSDGHGAELFVEPRSGRVGESSSGESLRYDGPMGWPSYVAMLEGLAESLETGTALRDWYPTVTSGCELRWAEEPAESLPGGCAGGARPSPSPTPTVAPTPDKLTPEQARASGCRPGRRAPVVRVPDPSVAAQVATIWRRIERWLARKAPVTYKTLTPPARPLDIAKAEAAMGLRFPDDLRASLLRHDGSGDWGFGPAPFYDLMSAKDIRADWKMLCGFVLGGPEEMVDTWWDGHLIPFADAHDGGNLFIDTRTGKTGEYFDETGLTFEGDDVWPSYLALLKATARSLETGRPIRGWRPTVKKGALDWKSVTKPR; translated from the coding sequence GTGCTGCTTCTGGGGTGGGCGGCGGCGGGGGCGGCCGTGGGCGGTGAGATCGTGATGTGCTCCATCGGATCCGTCGGGACGTCCGTCTCCGTGAGTTGCGGCGACCCCGAGGCCGAGGCCGAGATACGGGCGCAGGCGTTCACCGCGGAGGAGGCCAGGGCCGTGGGCTGCGAGCCCATCGTCTGGGACGACGACCGCCCGGACCGCGCGCCCGGAGCGGACTCCGACGTCGAGGACGATCAGGCGGCGGATGCGGGGTCCGGCGACGGGGTGGGCGTGGTGATCGATCCCCAGGGCTTCCCGGAGGACGAGCCGTCGTATCTTCCGCGGGCGCCGGACGCGGCCGTGGCGGCGCGGGTCGGGCGGGCGTGGGACCGCATCGAGAGATGGCTGGGCGCGCACGCCTCGGCCACGCTGCGCAAACTGCAGTTCCCCGTCGAACCGGAACGGGTGGCCCGCTGGGAGGACGACCACGATCGCAAGCTGCCCGACGATCTCTACGCCTCCTACCTGCGGCATGACGGCTCCGACGGCAACCTCGGGGACGGCTTCCGGTTACCGCCGTCGTACGGGCTCCTCGGCCTGGCCGAGATCGACTACATCAACTGGGGGCAGTGCCAGGATCTGGTGCTCGACGGGGTGCGGGAGAACGCCGATCCCGAGCACGGGACATGGCACGGCAGCCTGATGCCGGTCGGCAGCGACGGCCATGGGGCCGAGCTCTTCGTCGAGCCGCGCAGCGGGCGGGTCGGGGAGTCGTCGTCCGGCGAGAGCCTCCGTTACGACGGTCCCATGGGATGGCCGTCGTATGTCGCCATGCTGGAGGGGCTCGCCGAGTCGCTGGAGACCGGTACGGCGCTGCGCGACTGGTACCCCACCGTCACCTCGGGGTGCGAGCTGCGGTGGGCCGAGGAGCCGGCCGAGTCCCTGCCCGGCGGGTGCGCGGGCGGCGCCCGGCCGTCGCCGTCTCCCACGCCCACCGTGGCGCCGACGCCCGATAAGCTCACGCCCGAGCAGGCCCGCGCCAGCGGGTGCCGGCCCGGACGCCGCGCTCCCGTGGTCCGCGTGCCCGATCCGTCCGTCGCCGCGCAGGTCGCCACGATCTGGCGGCGTATCGAGCGGTGGCTGGCCCGGAAGGCCCCCGTCACCTACAAGACGCTCACTCCCCCGGCGCGGCCCCTCGACATCGCGAAGGCGGAGGCCGCCATGGGCCTGCGGTTCCCCGACGATCTGCGCGCCTCGCTCCTGCGTCACGACGGCTCGGGAGACTGGGGGTTCGGGCCCGCGCCCTTCTATGACCTGATGTCGGCCAAGGACATTCGGGCGGACTGGAAAATGCTCTGCGGTTTCGTTCTCGGCGGGCCGGAGGAGATGGTGGACACCTGGTGGGACGGTCATCTCATTCCGTTCGCCGACGCGCACGACGGAGGCAACCTCTTCATCGACACCCGTACCGGCAAGACGGGCGAGTATTTCGACGAGACCGGGCTGACGTTCGAAGGTGACGACGTGTGGCCGTCATATCTGGCACTGCTGAAGGCCACCGCCCGCTCCCTGGAGACCGGCCGCCCAATACGCGGCTGGCGCCCCACGGTGAAGAAGGGCGCACTCGACTGGAAAAGCGTGACCAAGCCCCGCTAG
- a CDS encoding urea transporter, with amino-acid sequence MRATISDLPPAVLRGVSQVDLQSDYRTAICFVIALFAGGWRFGAFGLLGTAVATVTAWFFGAPRERVTLGLEGFNGTLIGVALVLYFDVRWVTVLLVILGAIMGSVLTAALNALLTPHDLSTLTAPFCVITTVMVVGAPTFARVWGGRGLASPPSAGHPGATVTFTDLWQGLFNGIGQVFFQDRFYVGMIFLLGLLFAGPLVALAALVSSAVGIVVALLLGAAAADIGAGLYGYNAVLTGIALCGTFVAPTPLGVLYALVGVVSATVLTAFVTDLFRPVGGHTLTWPFVLVTWTFLAAVPIFSGVRRATT; translated from the coding sequence GTGCGTGCCACCATCTCCGATCTGCCGCCGGCCGTCCTCCGTGGTGTCAGTCAGGTCGATTTGCAGAGCGATTATCGGACGGCGATCTGCTTTGTCATCGCATTGTTCGCCGGTGGCTGGCGGTTCGGGGCTTTCGGTTTGCTCGGCACCGCCGTGGCCACCGTCACCGCCTGGTTCTTCGGGGCTCCCCGGGAACGCGTGACCCTGGGGCTCGAGGGATTCAACGGGACCCTGATCGGCGTCGCGCTGGTGCTGTACTTCGACGTGCGGTGGGTCACCGTGCTGCTGGTGATCCTCGGCGCGATCATGGGCAGCGTGCTCACGGCGGCGCTCAACGCGCTGCTCACCCCGCATGACCTGTCGACGTTGACCGCGCCGTTCTGCGTGATCACCACGGTCATGGTGGTCGGCGCCCCGACGTTCGCGCGGGTCTGGGGCGGGCGCGGCCTGGCGTCGCCGCCGTCCGCAGGCCACCCCGGCGCGACGGTGACGTTCACCGACCTGTGGCAGGGATTGTTCAACGGCATCGGCCAGGTGTTCTTCCAGGACAGGTTCTACGTAGGAATGATCTTCCTGCTCGGCTTGCTGTTCGCCGGTCCCCTCGTGGCGCTGGCCGCACTGGTCTCCAGCGCCGTCGGCATCGTCGTCGCGCTGCTCCTCGGAGCGGCCGCGGCGGACATCGGGGCGGGCCTGTACGGCTACAACGCGGTGCTGACCGGGATCGCCCTGTGCGGCACGTTCGTCGCGCCGACCCCGCTCGGCGTGCTGTACGCCCTGGTGGGCGTGGTGTCGGCGACCGTGCTGACGGCGTTCGTCACCGACCTGTTCCGGCCGGTCGGCGGACACACCCTCACCTGGCCGTTCGTGCTGGTCACCTGGACCTTCCTGGCGGCGGTGCCGATCTTCTCCGGCGTCCGGCGCGCTACCACCTAA
- a CDS encoding urease subunit gamma, giving the protein MYLAPREIDKLLVYAVADLAAKRRDRGLKLNYSEAVALISAAILEGAREGRTVAECMELGKHVVGAGDVMPGVREMLKLMQIEATFKDGSKLVSCHDPIGG; this is encoded by the coding sequence ATGTACCTCGCCCCGCGGGAGATCGACAAGCTGCTCGTGTACGCGGTCGCCGACCTGGCGGCCAAGCGGCGGGACCGCGGCCTCAAGCTGAACTACAGCGAGGCGGTCGCCCTGATCAGCGCCGCGATCCTGGAGGGCGCCCGGGAGGGCAGGACCGTCGCCGAGTGCATGGAACTGGGCAAGCACGTGGTCGGCGCCGGCGACGTCATGCCCGGAGTGCGGGAAATGCTCAAGCTCATGCAGATCGAGGCGACGTTCAAGGACGGTTCCAAGCTCGTCTCCTGCCACGACCCGATCGGCGGTTGA
- a CDS encoding urease subunit beta, with product MTDTDRIIYADGPIEINTGRPTVTLTVRNTGDRAIQVGSHFHFFEANRALGFDRDKAFGMHLDIPAGTAVRIEPGDTHQVTLVEYGGGMRVVGFAGLLDGGIRCRDSHKRALRRLAELGYTDVPEPDAAVRRPPEEKPAKKPAARKTPAKKKKG from the coding sequence ATGACGGACACCGACAGGATCATCTACGCGGACGGCCCGATCGAGATCAACACCGGCAGGCCCACGGTCACGCTGACCGTGCGCAACACCGGGGACCGGGCCATCCAGGTCGGCTCGCACTTCCACTTCTTCGAGGCGAACCGGGCGCTCGGCTTCGACCGTGACAAGGCGTTCGGCATGCACCTCGACATCCCGGCGGGCACCGCCGTGCGCATCGAGCCCGGCGACACCCACCAGGTCACCCTGGTCGAATACGGCGGCGGCATGCGCGTGGTCGGCTTCGCCGGCCTGCTCGACGGCGGCATCCGGTGCCGGGACAGCCACAAGCGCGCCCTGCGACGGCTGGCCGAACTCGGCTACACCGACGTGCCGGAGCCCGACGCCGCCGTCCGGCGGCCGCCGGAGGAGAAGCCCGCCAAGAAGCCGGCGGCGAGGAAGACACCCGCCAAGAAGAAGAAGGGCTGA
- the ureC gene encoding urease subunit alpha, which translates to MGTMSREQYGAMFGPTVGDRIRLADTNLVIEIEKDHAVGAYGDEVVYGGGKTARDGMAADPGSRNVTIALDLVITNVVVLDPVLGVVKGDIGVKDGRIVGIGKAGNPHTQNGVDRRLIVGAGTEVLAGENMIATPGAIDPHVHLLAPQQAEHALSNGITTLIAGGTGPTDGTRGTTCTPGPWNIGRMLQAIEALPLNIGLMAKGNGSLPAPLADQIEAGACALKVHEDWGSTPSVVDCALRVANEYDVQVSLHADSLNEAGYLEDTISAINGRAVHAFHSEGAGGGHAPDMIRIAGEPNVLPSSTNPTLPYTVDSVDELLDMVMVCHHLSHDIPEDVAFADSRVRAETIAAETVLQDMGVISMTSSDSQAMGRIGETFTRTFQVAHHCKDQRGKLSEDSERNDNFRVLRYLAKLTINPARTTGIAETVGSLEDGKLADIVLWPFTSFAAKPALVIKGGLINWFRMGDPNASLPTPQPVYYRPMFGAMGMAQRKCNVTFLPEAAIAAGVPEKLGLQRMIARVRHTRTVDKRHMLRNTALPRITVDPETYKVTVDGEHATIEPARELPLTQLYFLA; encoded by the coding sequence ATGGGAACGATGAGCCGCGAGCAGTACGGGGCCATGTTCGGCCCGACCGTGGGCGACAGGATCCGGCTCGCCGACACCAACCTGGTGATCGAGATCGAGAAGGACCACGCGGTGGGCGCCTACGGGGACGAGGTCGTCTACGGTGGGGGCAAGACCGCCCGCGACGGCATGGCGGCCGATCCCGGCTCCAGGAACGTCACGATCGCGCTCGACCTGGTGATCACCAACGTCGTCGTGCTCGACCCGGTGCTCGGCGTCGTCAAAGGCGACATCGGGGTCAAGGACGGCCGGATCGTCGGCATCGGCAAGGCGGGCAACCCGCACACGCAGAACGGCGTGGACCGCCGTCTGATCGTCGGCGCCGGCACCGAGGTGCTGGCGGGCGAGAACATGATCGCCACGCCGGGCGCCATCGACCCGCACGTCCACCTGCTCGCGCCCCAGCAGGCCGAGCACGCGCTGAGCAACGGCATCACCACGCTGATCGCCGGCGGCACCGGTCCCACCGACGGCACGCGCGGCACCACCTGCACGCCCGGCCCGTGGAACATCGGCCGGATGCTCCAGGCCATCGAGGCGCTGCCGCTCAACATCGGCCTCATGGCCAAGGGGAACGGCAGCCTGCCCGCCCCGCTCGCCGACCAGATCGAGGCGGGGGCGTGCGCGCTGAAGGTCCACGAGGACTGGGGCTCGACCCCGTCGGTGGTGGACTGCGCGCTGCGGGTGGCCAACGAGTACGACGTCCAGGTGTCCCTGCACGCCGACTCCCTCAACGAGGCCGGCTACCTGGAGGACACGATCAGCGCCATCAACGGCCGCGCCGTCCACGCCTTCCACAGCGAGGGCGCGGGAGGCGGGCACGCGCCCGACATGATCCGGATCGCCGGCGAGCCCAACGTCCTGCCGTCCTCGACGAACCCGACCCTGCCGTACACGGTCGACTCCGTCGACGAACTGCTCGACATGGTGATGGTCTGTCACCATCTCAGCCACGACATCCCTGAGGACGTCGCCTTCGCCGACAGCCGGGTGCGGGCGGAGACCATCGCCGCCGAGACCGTGCTGCAGGACATGGGCGTGATCAGCATGACCTCCTCCGACTCCCAGGCGATGGGCCGGATCGGCGAGACCTTCACGCGGACCTTCCAGGTGGCGCACCACTGCAAGGACCAGCGCGGCAAGCTGTCCGAGGACTCCGAGCGCAACGACAACTTCAGGGTGCTGCGCTACCTGGCCAAACTCACCATCAACCCGGCCCGCACCACCGGCATCGCCGAGACCGTCGGCTCCTTGGAGGACGGCAAGCTGGCCGACATCGTGCTGTGGCCGTTCACCTCGTTCGCCGCCAAACCGGCCCTCGTGATCAAGGGTGGCCTGATCAACTGGTTCCGCATGGGCGACCCGAACGCCTCGCTGCCCACCCCGCAGCCCGTCTACTACCGGCCGATGTTCGGCGCGATGGGGATGGCGCAGCGCAAGTGCAACGTGACGTTCCTGCCGGAGGCCGCCATCGCCGCCGGGGTGCCGGAGAAGCTCGGCCTCCAGCGGATGATCGCCCGGGTCCGTCACACCAGGACGGTGGACAAGCGTCACATGCTCCGCAACACGGCGCTTCCCCGGATCA